A genomic stretch from Lathyrus oleraceus cultivar Zhongwan6 chromosome 2, CAAS_Psat_ZW6_1.0, whole genome shotgun sequence includes:
- the LOC127123619 gene encoding uncharacterized protein LOC127123619, with protein MAGEQHSDHSRPLVNYNMDDGPPSHETDARDGHPSTPSPEPQNNGDASHAHNLGAETFHPIPVPVEGDAVMIAMVNALNQAGSMLHQQHERIMALEAERQEARPQPVSRMQQRSEPTKKRGRRSPEPHVSRARARRDGGRAGTSPRRGRSPDNNELSPLRSDEEDLHCPLSRAIMEAPLPKGMEKPPNLAVYDGTTDPDDHVDNVNAMLDYRNDITGHLKCRLFSTTLRKGAMAWYKSLAPESITSWRVMRSMFTRHFTASRRHPKTEATLEAIVQKKNETLRSYIERFNQEAVEVDTTEHMKKYLLERGLLPGSELSRAVGIEPPRTLNELLHKAQAYIRYEEKQVAHNARSGRNAGETEHSKREDTSISRRNGDKRREERPRELREGRGPAGRYSEYTLLTAPRERILAECINSEFKQGRVRFPKPSAPKPHTDKSKYCRFHRSHGHVTEDCVHLKDAIEILIQEGHLKQYTRKNEAPRHGEPEKKRPREDTPPDNSPYQVALCVSRPEDFFLPEPLPEGKITALSPWENFPTTLVISGGGTNGESAALSVKRKFDELLLTAPEQKATLTKYRGKSNPISFFLEELPGGSPNSGIPLLIRAKMAQFDVRRILVDQGSSVDIMYVHLFKTLKLDKTNLAPYVGSDLQGFNGATTRPWGYVELLVTFGEQETAREVKIQFLVVDCPSLYNCIFRRPTLAELTAVPSTVHLKMKYYTKLGRVVTIHGDIEAARRCYDAAVKGQAVVSTKSNCDNKKLKTEDPARGVNAIDLDCRIGLDETEEGRFPKERSLEHPVRPIPDGEFELIPLGDDPERTVKIGKGLPEETREELVACLKENSDLFAWNAAEMPGLDPEIACHKLALDRAAKPIAQRRRKQSPEKAEAAERAVKDLLEANFISEAQYTTWLSNVVLVKKNNGKWRMCVDYTDLNRACPKDAFPLPNIDLLVDNSAGFKLLSFMDAYSGYNQIPMSPADKKHTAFMTPTGNYYYNVMPFGLKNAGATYQRMMNKVFKDEIGDMLEVYMDDMIVKSHEEITHARHLAKVFEQARQCKMRFNPEKCTFGVRAGKFLGFYLTERGIEANPDKCRAFSEFPTPKTKKSIQSLNGVLASLSRFIAKSAQHALPFFRLLRKEATFDWTDECEQALLHLKKVLSQPPVLSRPSEKETLYLYLSVATEAVSAVLIRETDEGQKPIYFTSKALQGPELRYQQIEKVALALINTARRLRYYFLAHTIKVRTDQPIKQLLGRPDMAGRMLKWSLELSEFDIQYESRKALKAQALADFVAEMTHCPTPAESAHKWTIFVDGASSTSGSGAGIILENEEGILIEALVTDNGTQFTDGGFQDFVASLGTTQHFTSVEHPQTNGQAEAANRVILRGLKRRLGEAKRAWVEELHSVLWAYRTTPHSTTGETPFRLTYGTEAVIPVEIRTPTRRTEEPLDEEMNDETLRAELDLVEEIRSEAALRETTLKQKIALRHDAKVIKREFQVGTLVLRRNQKNPREGKLAANWEGPYRVRDKTSNGAYYLENLQGEQLARPWNAEKLRQYYS; from the exons ATGGCCGGAGAACAACATAGCGATCACAGTCGTCCCCTCGTCAACTACAATATGGACGACGGCCCGCCATCCCATGAAACGGACGCTCGGGACGGTCATCCATCCACCCCGTCTCCAGAGCCCCAAAACAACGGGGATGCCTCTCACGCCCACAATTTAGGGGCAGAGACATTTCATCCCATTCCCGTTCCCGTTGAAGGAGACGCCGTAATGATTGCCATGGTGAATGCCCTCAATCAGGCCGGTTCTATGCTCCACCAGCAACACGAACGAATCATGGCCCTCGAAGCCGAACGACAAGAGGCCCGACCCCAGCCGGTGAGTAGGATGCAACAACGTTCGGAGCCAACGAAGAAGCGAGGACGTCGCTCTCCAGAACCCCACGTCAGCAGGGCCCGCGCCCGTCGTGACGGTGGTCGAGCGGGAACATCACCAAGGCGCGGACGCAGCCCCGACAACAACGAACTGTCTCCCTTAAGGAGCGACGAGGAAGATTTGCATTGCCCCCTGTCTCGGGCAATAATGGAAGCCCCGCTCCCCAAAGGCATGGAGAAACCACCAAATCTAGCTGTGTACGACGGGACTACAGATCCCGACGATCACGTCGACAACGTCAACGCGATGCTCGACTACCGCAATGATATAACCGGGCACCTCAAATGCCGACTGTTCTCAACGACCCTCAGGAAAGGGGCCATGGCTTGGTACAAAAGCTTGGCCCCTGAGTCCATTACGTCATGGAGAGTCATGAGGTCCATGTTCACCAGGCACTTTACAGCTTCCCGTCGTCACCCCAAGACTGAGGCGACCCTTGAAGCCATAGtgcagaagaagaatgaaacACTGCGCTCATACATCGAGCGATTCAACCAGGAAGCTGTCGAGGTAGATACCACCGAGCACATGAAGAAGTATCTCCTCGAGAGAGGTCTCTTGCCCGGCAGTGAACTTAGCAGAGCCGTAGGGATCGAGCCTCCCCGCACCTTAAACGAGCTCCTGCATAAAGCCCAGGCCTACATCAGATACGAGGAAAAGCAGGTGGCACACAATGCCCGCAGCGGACGTAACGCTGGGGAGACCGAGCACTCGAAACGCGAGGACACGAGCATTTCCCGTCGCAACGGAGACAAACGAAGAGAAGAAAGACCTCGCGAGCTCCGGGAAGGAAGAGGCCCCGCGGGCAGATATAGCGAGTACACCTTACTGACAGCTCCTCGAGAGCGTATCCTCGCAGAATGTATCAACTCTGAATTTAAGCAGGGCAGGGTCAGGTTCCCAAAACCGTCTGCACCAAAGCCCCACACCGACAAATCAAAGTACTGCCGGTTCCACAGAAGTCACGGGCACGTGACCGAAGACTGCGTCCACCTGAAGGATGCGATAGAAATTTTAATCCAAGAGGGGCACCTGAAGCAGTATACGAGGAAGAACGAAGCTCCCAGACACGGCGAGCCAGAGAAGAAGAGACCCCGGGAAGACACACCCCCTGACAACTCTCCCTATCAAGTGGCCCTCTGCGTGTCACGACCGGAAGATTTCTTCCTCCCCGAACCATTGCCCGAGGGCAAGATCACTGCACTCAGCCCCTGGGAAAACTTCCCTACCACACTGGTGATATCAGGAGGAGGAACTAACGGGGAATCCGCGGCCCTCTCCGTCAAACGTAAGTTCGACGAACTCCTACTGACTGCCCCCGAGCAGAAAGCGACATTGACAAAATACCGGGGAAAATCCAACCCAATATCCTTCTTCCTGGAGGAACTCCCGGGCGGATCCCCGAACTCGGGCATCCCACTATTGATAAGGGCAAAGATGGCCCAATTCGACGTACGACGCATCCTGGTCGACCAAGGCAGCTCAGTGGATATCATGTACGTCCACCTCTTCAAGACTCTGAAGCTAGACAAGACCAACTTAGCCCCCTACGTCGGATCAGATCTCCAAGGATTCAACGGAGCAACAACCAGACCGTGGGGATATGTTGAGCTCCTCGTCACCTTCGGCGAACAAGAAACGGCCAGGGAAGTCAAAATCCAATTCCTGGTCGTAGACTGTCCGTCTCTCTACAATTGCATCTTTAGACGCCCGACACTGGCCGAACTCACCGCGGTCCCATCCACCGTCCACCTGAAGATGAAATACTACACCAAATTGGGACGTGTGGTCACCATCCATGGTGACATCGAAGCAGCCCGGCGATGCTACGACGCCGCAGTAAAAGGACAGGCCGTAGTCAGCACGAAGAGCAACTGCGACAACAAAAAACTCAAGACCGAGGATCCTGCCCGAGGAGTCAACGCCATCGACCTCGACTGTCGCATCGGGCTGGACGAGACCGAAGAGGGGAGGTTCCCCAAGGAACGCTCTCTCGAACACCCGGTCCGACCAATCCCCGACGGGGAGTTCGAACTCATTCCTCTTGGGGACGATCCGGAAAGGACGGTGAAGATAGGTAAGGGACTACCCGAGGAAACAAGAGAAGAGCTAGTAGCATGCCTCAAAGAGAACTCCGACCTCTTCGCGTGGAATGCCGCAGAAATGCCCGGGCTGGACCCCGAGATCGCGTGTCATAAGCTAGCTTTAGACCGGGCAGCCAAGCCCATAGCACAGCGTAGACGCAAGCAATCGCCCGAAAAGGCAGAGGCTGCCGAGCGAGCTGTAAAAGACCTCTTAGAGGCAAATTTTATTTCTGAAGCCCAGTACACAACCTGGCTCTCTAATGTAGTCCTCgttaagaaaaataatggaaaatggcgtatgtgtgttgattatactgATCTTAATAGGGCTTGCCCGAAAGATGCTTTCCCCCTCCCTAATATAGACTTGCTCGTTGACAACTCTGCAGGTTTTAAACTCTTGTCCTTCATGGACGCATATAGTGGATACAACCAGATCCCTATGTCGCCCGCAGACAAGAAACACACAGCGTTCATGACCCCAACGGGCAATTACTATTACAACGTGATGCCGTTCGGGCTCAAGAACGCTGGCGCTACATACCAACGCATGATGAACAAAGTCTTCAAGGACGAAATAGGGGACATGCTCGAAGTGTACATGGACGACATGATCGTCAAATCACACGAGGAGATAACCCATGCTCGACACCTTGCGAAGGTATTCGAGCAGGCGAGACAGTGTAAAATGAGGTTCAACCCCGAAAAATGCACGTTCGGAGTCCGGGCAGGCAAGTTCCTCGGTTTCTATCTCACCGAAAGAGGGATCGAGGCCAACCCCGACAAATGCCGGGCATTCTCGGAGTTTCCGACCCCGAAAACCAAAAAATCGATCCAGTCACTCAATGGAGTGCTCGCCTCACTCTCCCGTTTCATCGCCAAGTCCGCCCAGCACGCATTGCCATTCTTCAGACTCCTTCGCAAAGAGGCTACCTTCGACTGGACCGATGAATGCGAGCAAGCGCTGCTCCATCTAAAGAAGGTTCTGTCCCAACCCCCGGTCTTATCACGGCCATCAGAAAAGGAAACCCTATACTTATACCTATCCGTGGCAACCGAGGCCGTCAGCGCCGTTCTAATAAGAGAAACCGACGAAGGACAAAAGCCCATCTATTTTACGAGTAAAGCACTCCAAGGTCCCGAGCTCCGATATCAGCAAATCGAAAAGGTCGCCCTGGCCCTCATCAACACAGCGAGGAGACTACGATATTACTTCCTCGCACACACGATAAAGGTGAGGACCGACCAGCCAATCAAACAGCTGCTCGGGCGCCCGGATATGGCCGGGAGGATGCTCAAGTGGTCACTAGAACTCTCCGAATTCGACATACAATACGAAAGTAGGAAAGCCCTGAAAGCTCAGGCACTGGCCGACTTCGTCGCGGAGATGACCCACTGCCCGACTCCAGCAGAAAGCGCCCACAAATGGACGATCTTCGTCGATGGCGCCTCTAGCACATCAGGCAGCGGGGCCGGGATCATCCTCGAAAATGAAGAAGGGATCCTGATAGAG GCACTTGTCACAGACAACGGGACACAATTCACGGACGGAGGATTCCAGGACTTCGTCGCCAGCCTGGGCACCACACAGCATTTCACGTCTGTCGAGCATCCGCAGACGAACGGGCAAGCAGAGGCGGCCAACAGGGTAATCTTACGTGGCCTCAAACGCAGACTCGGTGAGGCAAAGAGGGCATGGGTCGAGGAGCTACATAGCGTCCTATGGGCCTACCGCACGACACCACATTCTACCACCGGGGAAACCCCGTTCCGACTAACTTACGGCACCGAGGCAGTCATCCCGGTGGAGATACGGACGCCAACGAGGAGGACAGAGGAGCCCCTAGACGAGGAAATGAACGATGAAACCCTTAGAGCCGAGCTCGACCTAGTCGAGGAGATACGTTCCGAAGCAGCTCTCAGGGAAACAACCCTCAAACAAAAAATAGCACTACGCCATGACGCGAAAGTCATAAAAAGAGAGTTCCAGGTCGGCACCCTGGTCCTCAGAAGAAACCAGAAAAACCCGAGAGAGGGCAAACTGGCGGCCAACTGGGAAGGCCCTTACCGCGTCCGCGACAAAACGAGCAACGGGGCCTATTACCTAGAAAACCTACAAGGAGAACAACTCGCTCGACCATGGAACGCAGAAAAACTTAGACAATATTACAGCTAA